The proteins below come from a single Streptomyces sp. MRC013 genomic window:
- a CDS encoding phosphotransferase: protein MSETASTARAPAALLPSLAPLLHEWLPRRRWFAGKGEPVTGFTLVSATELLPPGAAGPGLLHLLVRVRQPGADVPPAPPGDCYQLLLGVCDTLPPRLAPALVGRATRGPLAGRTVYEALQDPRLASLLLERLRSPGAAGPLSFHRAAAVPGGLPLRVLDAEQSNTSLVYGDAYILKVFRRIHPGANPDLELPLALARSGCPRVPAPVAWYEAGSGPDGSTLGVLQPYLRGSRDGWRLALDALAAGRDFAPEAHALGRATAEVHTALARALPTAALTRRRARELAVAMSRRLDAAARAVPALVPYVPGLRAAFEAVAALAGDGARHVQRVHGDLHLGQVLRTPDGEWSVIDFEGEPAKPLAERRRPQPPVRDVAGMLRSFDYAAHSHHPRRPGWAERCREAYCSGYADASGRDPRADGALLRAYETDKAVYEVVYEARHRPDWLRVPMAAVRRLASPPDADPVPPSSGRALSGSPRSSPDRLD from the coding sequence ATGTCGGAGACCGCATCCACCGCCCGGGCACCCGCCGCCCTGCTGCCGTCGCTGGCGCCGCTGCTCCACGAATGGCTGCCGCGCAGACGGTGGTTCGCCGGGAAGGGGGAACCCGTCACCGGCTTCACCCTCGTGTCGGCCACCGAACTGCTCCCGCCCGGCGCCGCCGGACCCGGGCTGCTGCACCTGCTCGTCCGCGTGCGGCAGCCCGGCGCCGACGTCCCGCCCGCCCCGCCCGGCGACTGCTACCAGCTGCTGCTGGGCGTGTGCGACACCCTCCCTCCCCGGCTCGCCCCCGCCCTGGTCGGGCGTGCCACCCGGGGGCCGCTGGCGGGGCGCACCGTGTACGAGGCGCTCCAGGACCCGAGGCTCGCCTCGCTGCTCCTGGAACGCCTCCGGTCGCCCGGCGCGGCCGGCCCGCTGTCCTTCCACCGGGCGGCGGCCGTCCCCGGCGGGCTGCCCCTGCGCGTGCTGGACGCCGAGCAGTCGAACACGTCGCTCGTCTACGGCGACGCGTACATCCTGAAGGTCTTCCGGCGGATCCACCCGGGCGCCAACCCGGACCTGGAGCTGCCGCTCGCCCTCGCCCGCTCCGGCTGCCCCCGGGTGCCCGCGCCCGTCGCCTGGTACGAGGCGGGGTCCGGCCCGGACGGCTCGACGCTGGGCGTGCTCCAGCCGTACCTGCGCGGCTCGCGGGACGGCTGGCGGCTCGCCCTCGACGCGCTGGCCGCCGGCCGCGACTTCGCCCCGGAGGCGCACGCCCTGGGCCGGGCCACCGCCGAAGTGCACACCGCCCTGGCCCGGGCGCTGCCCACGGCGGCGCTCACCCGGCGCCGGGCACGGGAGCTGGCCGTCGCGATGAGCCGCCGCCTGGACGCCGCCGCCCGGGCGGTGCCCGCGCTCGTGCCATACGTCCCCGGGCTGCGCGCCGCCTTCGAGGCCGTCGCCGCGCTCGCCGGGGACGGCGCCCGGCACGTCCAGCGGGTCCACGGCGACCTGCACCTGGGGCAGGTGCTGCGCACCCCGGACGGCGAGTGGTCGGTGATCGACTTCGAGGGGGAGCCCGCCAAGCCGCTCGCCGAACGCCGCCGCCCGCAGCCGCCGGTGCGGGACGTCGCCGGGATGCTGCGCTCCTTCGACTACGCCGCCCACTCGCACCACCCGCGGCGGCCGGGGTGGGCGGAGCGCTGCCGTGAGGCGTACTGCTCCGGCTACGCCGACGCGTCCGGCCGCGACCCGCGTGCCGACGGGGCGCTGCTGCGCGCGTACGAGACGGACAAGGCGGTGTACGAGGTCGTCTACGAGGCCCGGCACCGCCCCGACTGGCTGCGCGTGCCGATGGCGGCCGTCCGCCGCCTGGCCTCGCCACCGGACGCGGATCCGGTCCCTCCGTCCTCCGGGCGGGCGCTCTCCGGGTCTCCGCGGTCCTCCCCCGACCGGCTCGACTGA
- the treS gene encoding maltose alpha-D-glucosyltransferase: MTVNEPVHDTFEDTPAKDRDPDWFKRAVFYEVLVRSFQDSNGDGIGDLRGLTAKLDYLQWLGVDCLWLPPFFDSPLRDGGYDVSDYTAVLPEFGDLADFVEFVDAAHQRGMRVIIDFVMNHTSDQHPWFQESRAHPDGPYGDYYVWADDDKQFEDARIIFVDTETSNWTFDPVRRQYYWHRFFSHQPDLNYENPAVQQEILSALRFWLDLGIDGFRLDAVPYLYQEEGTNCENLPATHAFLKRVRKEIDAAYPDTVLLAEANQWPEDVVDYFGDFAAGGDECHMAFHFPVMPRIFMAVRRESRYPVSEVLAKTPAIPAGCQWGIFLRNHDELTLEMVTDEERDYMYAEYAKDPRMRANIGIRRRLAPLLDNDRNQIELFTALLLSLPGSPILYYGDEIGMGDNIWLGDRDGVRTPMQWTPDRNAGFSSCDPGRLYLPTIMDPVYGYQVTNVEASMASPSSLLHWTRRMIEIRKQNPAFGLGSYTELPSSNPAVLAFLREYGDDLVMCVHNFSRFPQPTELDLRQFNEYHPVELIGGVRFPAVGEWPYLLTLAGHGFYWFRLRRDAVLPARAAASAGRPAGGAAGRAAEPAGAAAAHR, translated from the coding sequence ATGACCGTGAACGAGCCCGTCCACGACACGTTCGAGGACACCCCCGCCAAGGACCGGGACCCCGACTGGTTCAAGCGGGCCGTGTTCTACGAGGTGCTGGTCCGCTCCTTCCAGGACAGCAACGGCGACGGCATCGGCGATCTGAGGGGCCTCACGGCCAAGCTGGACTACCTGCAGTGGCTGGGGGTCGACTGCCTCTGGCTGCCGCCCTTCTTCGACTCCCCGCTGCGCGACGGCGGTTACGACGTGTCCGACTACACGGCCGTGCTGCCGGAGTTCGGCGACCTGGCGGACTTCGTCGAGTTCGTGGACGCCGCGCACCAGCGGGGCATGCGGGTGATCATCGACTTCGTGATGAACCACACCAGCGACCAGCACCCGTGGTTCCAGGAGTCCCGCGCCCATCCGGACGGTCCCTACGGCGACTACTACGTCTGGGCCGACGACGACAAGCAGTTCGAGGACGCCCGGATCATCTTCGTCGACACCGAGACGTCGAACTGGACCTTCGACCCGGTGCGCAGGCAGTACTACTGGCACCGGTTCTTCTCCCACCAGCCGGACCTCAACTACGAGAACCCGGCCGTCCAGCAGGAGATCCTCTCCGCGCTGCGGTTCTGGCTGGACCTGGGCATCGACGGCTTCCGCCTCGACGCCGTCCCCTACCTCTACCAGGAGGAGGGCACCAACTGCGAGAACCTCCCGGCGACCCACGCCTTCCTCAAGCGGGTCCGCAAGGAGATCGACGCCGCCTACCCGGACACGGTGCTGCTCGCCGAGGCGAACCAGTGGCCGGAGGACGTCGTCGACTACTTCGGCGACTTCGCCGCCGGCGGCGACGAGTGCCACATGGCGTTCCACTTCCCGGTGATGCCGCGGATCTTCATGGCGGTCCGCCGCGAGTCCCGCTACCCCGTCTCCGAGGTGCTGGCCAAGACCCCGGCGATCCCGGCGGGCTGCCAGTGGGGCATCTTCCTGCGCAACCACGACGAGCTGACCCTGGAGATGGTCACCGACGAGGAGCGCGACTACATGTACGCGGAGTACGCCAAGGACCCGCGGATGCGCGCCAACATCGGCATCCGCCGGCGCCTCGCCCCGCTGCTGGACAACGACCGCAACCAGATCGAGCTGTTCACCGCGCTGCTGCTGTCGCTGCCGGGATCCCCGATCCTCTACTACGGCGACGAGATCGGGATGGGCGACAACATCTGGCTGGGCGACCGCGACGGCGTCCGCACCCCCATGCAGTGGACGCCCGACCGCAACGCGGGCTTCTCCTCCTGCGACCCGGGGCGGCTGTACCTGCCGACCATCATGGACCCGGTCTACGGCTACCAGGTGACGAACGTGGAGGCGTCGATGGCGTCCCCGTCGTCGCTGCTGCACTGGACGCGCCGGATGATCGAGATCCGCAAGCAGAACCCGGCCTTCGGGCTCGGCTCGTACACCGAGCTGCCGTCGTCGAACCCGGCCGTCCTCGCCTTCCTCCGCGAGTACGGCGACGACCTGGTGATGTGCGTGCACAACTTCTCGCGCTTCCCGCAGCCGACCGAGCTGGACCTGCGGCAGTTCAACGAGTACCACCCGGTGGAGCTCATCGGCGGGGTCCGCTTCCCCGCCGTCGGCGAGTGGCCCTACCTGCTGACCCTCGCCGGGCACGGCTTCTACTGGTTCCGGCTGCGCAGGGACGCGGTGCTCCCCGCGAGGGCCGCCGCGTCCGCCGGGCGCCCCGCCGGGGGCGCGGCCGGACGCGCCGCCGAACCGGCGGGCGCGGCCGCGGCACACCGCTGA
- a CDS encoding alpha-1,4-glucan--maltose-1-phosphate maltosyltransferase — protein sequence MIGRIPVLDVSPLVDCGRRPAKAVVGETFQVSATVFREGHDAVAADVVLTDPSGRPGPFTPMRELAPGTDRWGADVTPTCEGLWTYHVEAWSDPVATWRHEAGVKVPAGIDTELVLAEGAALHERAADGVPKDEGREAVLTAVDALRDVRRSPAERLAAALSGQVREVLDRHPLRELVTASKPLPLLVERERALYGSWYEMFPRSEGAHRDGDGRLVSGTFRTAAERLPAIAAMGFDVVYLPPIHPIGGTHRKGPNNTLTAGPDDPGVPWAIGSAAGGHDAVHPDLGTLEDFDAFVARARELRLEVALDFALQCSPDHPWVRRRPAWFRHRADGSIAYAENPPKKYQDIYPLAFDEDMRGIVRETVRVLRHWMAHGVRIFRVDNPHTKPVVFWQKVIAAVNRTDPDVIFLAEAFTRPAMMRTLGAIGFQQSYTYFTWRNTKQELTEYLTELSGETAACMRPNLFVNTPDILHAYLQHGGRPAFEVRAVLAATLSPTWGMYAGYELCENTPLREGSEEYLDSEKYQLRPRDWAAAEREGRSIVPLVTALNRLRRRHPALRRLRNLRFHHADNDAVIAYSKRQGSDVVLVVVNLDPHHAQEATVSLDMPDLGLDWHETVPVRDELTGETYHWGRTNYVRLEPGVRPAHVLVVCRGPGGLSPDRRGSVLRPSPPIGGSPTS from the coding sequence CTGATCGGTCGTATCCCCGTCCTGGACGTCTCCCCCCTCGTCGACTGCGGCAGAAGGCCCGCGAAGGCGGTGGTCGGCGAGACCTTCCAGGTGTCGGCCACGGTCTTCCGCGAGGGACACGACGCGGTCGCCGCCGACGTGGTCCTCACCGACCCGTCGGGGCGGCCGGGCCCGTTCACCCCGATGCGGGAGCTCGCGCCGGGCACCGACCGCTGGGGCGCCGACGTGACCCCGACCTGCGAGGGCCTGTGGACGTACCACGTGGAGGCGTGGAGCGACCCGGTCGCCACCTGGCGCCACGAGGCCGGCGTCAAGGTCCCCGCGGGCATCGACACGGAGCTGGTCCTGGCCGAGGGCGCCGCGCTGCACGAGCGGGCCGCGGACGGAGTCCCGAAGGACGAGGGCCGGGAGGCCGTCCTGACGGCGGTGGACGCGCTGCGGGACGTGCGCCGCTCCCCCGCCGAGCGGCTCGCCGCCGCGCTGTCCGGACAGGTGCGGGAGGTCCTTGACCGCCACCCGCTGCGCGAACTGGTCACCGCGTCGAAGCCGCTGCCGCTGCTGGTGGAGCGGGAGCGGGCGCTGTACGGGTCGTGGTACGAGATGTTCCCGCGCTCGGAGGGCGCCCACCGCGACGGGGACGGCCGGTTGGTGTCGGGGACGTTCCGCACGGCGGCCGAGCGGCTGCCGGCGATCGCCGCGATGGGCTTCGACGTGGTCTACCTGCCGCCGATCCACCCGATCGGCGGAACGCACCGCAAGGGACCGAACAACACGCTGACGGCCGGCCCCGACGACCCCGGGGTGCCGTGGGCGATCGGTTCGGCCGCCGGCGGGCACGACGCGGTCCACCCCGACCTGGGGACCCTGGAGGACTTCGACGCGTTCGTGGCGCGGGCGCGGGAGCTGCGCCTGGAGGTGGCGCTGGACTTCGCGCTCCAGTGCTCCCCGGACCACCCGTGGGTGCGCAGGCGGCCCGCGTGGTTCCGGCACCGGGCGGACGGCTCCATCGCGTACGCCGAGAACCCGCCGAAGAAGTACCAGGACATCTACCCCCTCGCGTTCGACGAGGACATGCGGGGCATCGTCCGCGAGACGGTGCGGGTGCTGCGGCACTGGATGGCGCACGGCGTGCGGATCTTCCGCGTCGACAACCCGCACACGAAGCCGGTGGTGTTCTGGCAGAAGGTCATCGCCGCCGTCAACCGCACCGATCCGGACGTGATCTTCCTGGCGGAGGCGTTCACCCGGCCGGCGATGATGAGGACGCTCGGCGCGATCGGCTTCCAGCAGTCGTACACGTACTTCACCTGGCGCAACACCAAGCAGGAGCTGACCGAGTACCTGACGGAGCTGTCCGGGGAGACGGCCGCCTGCATGCGGCCGAACCTGTTCGTGAACACCCCCGACATCCTGCACGCCTACCTCCAGCACGGAGGGCGGCCGGCGTTCGAGGTGCGGGCGGTGCTCGCGGCGACGCTGTCGCCGACGTGGGGGATGTACGCCGGGTACGAGCTGTGCGAGAACACCCCGCTGCGGGAGGGCAGCGAGGAGTACCTCGACTCGGAGAAGTACCAGTTGCGGCCCCGCGACTGGGCGGCGGCCGAGCGGGAGGGCCGCAGCATCGTCCCGCTCGTCACCGCGCTCAACCGGCTGCGGCGCCGCCATCCGGCGCTTCGGCGGCTCCGGAACCTCCGCTTCCACCACGCCGACAACGACGCGGTCATCGCGTACAGCAAGCGGCAGGGGTCGGACGTGGTGCTGGTGGTCGTGAACCTCGACCCCCATCACGCCCAGGAGGCGACGGTTTCGCTGGACATGCCGGATCTCGGCCTCGACTGGCACGAGACCGTGCCGGTGCGCGACGAGCTCACCGGCGAGACCTATCACTGGGGCAGGACGAACTACGTGCGCCTGGAACCGGGTGTCAGACCCGCGCACGTACTGGTGGTGTGCCGGGGACCGGGGGGCCTCTCCCCCGACCGGCGCGGTTCCGTCCTGCGACCGTCTCCCCCGATCGGAGGGTCACCCACATCATGA